CTAgtccccctaaaatgaaaaattgtcaTGTAgactctttaaatttttttaaattttaaattaataaaggtaaaattaaaCATTAactcctttaaaattataaaaatttaatttaattttttaaaaattattctaGCTTCTCCCCTGAAAGCcctcctttcccttttttttttctacagTTCAGTCTCTTACTTTATGGTGTATCAAATTTGAGTTTGTGTTAAACTAAACCCATGTCGCGCTTACAATAGCATACCAGCACTGCAACTATCCTTCAACAAATTGAACTGGGTAACCCACTAAAAATACGAAACTAACTATTCTTTACTGAAAAATAACATATTAACTTATAAATTGAATGAAAgtacataaaataaattaatcaaaaaataaacataatataataataatgatgatggcAAAGATCAAAATACAcagaaaaggaaaaaggaaaggaagttAGCACACTCCTCTTCATCCAACAGTAACATTCAGCATTATACAACCAAGTAGACAAAATGACTGGTTACCACATTTCTTTTAAAGGGGCGTCTCTATTCCTTCTGTAGTAGATGGCTCTACAGGTGATGTAGTTGTCGCTACAGTTGGTACTGCTGCCGGTGATGACAACGAtgatgaaaatgaaaaattcaaCAGCAGCCCAACCATTATCCCTATCAGTCCCACAATCAACGCAAACTTTAAGGAGAATCCCGTGTCATTCCTTCGATGTCTCCGTCTCTTCAGAAAATCCTGTTTTCACCATTACACAGTGTGTTTACATGAGTTACTAATGCTGTTGTACTTCACAACATAAACAAGAATCAAGCATTCTTTCTTGGGCTCGGTTTAGGAAGTTAAAGGTTTATGGGTTAACTTGGAGATGATTTTCAGATGGATGACAATGTTTTACCGGTTCCCATCGGCAAGCCCGAAGTAAAAACATACCAGTTCCTGTTGCAGCTGCAGTGTTTGCCGAACTGCTGCATCTCTTTCATCCTTCAGCTGCTGCACAGCCTGGTTCACGAGTGCAGAATGGATATGTAAAAATGAACATAAATATCAGATTCTGGGTTTTCATTTTTCAAGTTGCCTTCATTGGAGAAAAAACCAATTAAATAGAATGCAAAATGGCAAGCATATAACAACGAATTACGCAAATGCAAGACAATATGATGATTTGCAATAGCTAGCTTTGCTTAGAGGAAATGAAAAAGAACAAGGGTCCTTAATCCCATTGTAAGCAGGTCATAGGGAAGACGTTGCTGCAACCAAGGAACTGGAATTATGAGCATGCATAAATCAGAAAACATCTGCCTACTTCAGTCAAACAGCAAATTCCGGATTAACTTATCAAAATTCAAAAGCTTTAGTGCATGCATATTTTTCCCTTCCGTCACAAGGCAGATGAGTGATATTATTATATAAGAAACTAGAAAGCATAATATTATACAAACAAAACCAGGCTTTGAACATACTTAACATGACAAAAGCATTAAAAACGAAAGAGCTTTGAGTCACTTATATCAATACTGATTTCAACGCAAAACCTCAATGCGCATATGTACAGGTCTTGTGAATTTAAGCAGAACAATGACTAGACTCACAGAGTTTGAATCAGGGGCTTGATCTGAGTAGCTCTTGAATCCTTCATCTTCAGAATTTCCACGAGAGGAAGGAGTTACATAGAAAACTTTAAGCTTGCACTCCTGTATCTCCTTAGTACTTTCCTTATTAAACTGAATGCAAAGACAAGGATGGCATTCCAAAGATCATATTTACTTTTGAGCATTATAATAAATGTAGTCAAACTAAAACCATTATTCTCGATGTCCGACTTCTTACAGTATCGGATGGCAGGTCATCCACATCAGTATTTGGAGGCACTACAGTACTCTGTAGCAGAAATTTGTCTTTGCATTGCATATCTGGAGGATATTCCCTTGGAGCTTGCAGAGTGACTGATATTCATGCATATAAGAAAACCAGTATCATATATATAAGAATCCCAACAAACTAACTAAGAAAAGCAATGGACGGAAGCAGATCGTTAAATTCTCATTTTACAAGATGGTTAAGTAATACCTCTGATAACAGATGAATCCCAAGGCTGTACAACACCAGTGTTTGGTCGCACAAAGTACTTCTTAGGCGAAGTCGTTTTAACCTAAAATGAGTACAAGTTGGGAACATTAAATCATACAAACATAAACAATCTCAAAATGGACCAAGAATACACATAACGATATACCAACCGAAACCGTGAATACCTTAAAGGCCACATGGTGTTCTGTGTTGTTCACCACTTTAAGATCACAAAAGCTTGGTTTTTCAAGCTCAACTGAAAACATAGGTTAACTAAGCTTAAAAATTTGTTCCTCAAAAAATTTCCAGAATAACCATATGCTGAAGACAAAGATCACATTGACATTTAGCATTTCAAAGAAACCAGCATCTAAGAGCAAAACATAAACTAGCTACACATTGAAGAATTGATACAAAGATAAAACTGGCATATTGTAAAGAACACTATGTCAAGCTTCACAAATTATATTGGCATTGCCTCTGATTGGGGGAGGATGCTGAATGGGTATGTGCTAGCATCCAAAAAAACATATCAGTCACTAGAGTCTTCATAATCTAATTCCATAAACTTATCAAAGGAACAGTCATCTCCAATCCCATGTACAAGTTGATCACATAAccttggaattgaatcatgaatgtatGCATTACATGCATGCATAGGAGTGAAAACAGAGATAAGGTGGAACTTACAAACGAACTTGAGGGCATTGGGTTGAACagagatcaatggattactccCGTCAGCAGTCATGACTGGGTCCACCGCCAACACCTAGATGATCTTCACTCTCTTACAGAaaggaaaacaaagaagaaaaataatCAATCAAAGCCACCCACAACAATCTTTCAAAACCAAAGGGGAAAAAATAAATCAAACCCAAAAACATTGAAAACCCAATGATCCAAAAAAAAGTGTTtctacttttgttttatttttcaagAGAGAGAAATTTAAGTTAATATTAATCACCGGAACTAACATGTGGTGCAAACTGCAACTGGCTCGGTCTAAAATCCGAGGTTTCTTCTTTTGCCTTTTGGGTAAGTGGTAAACGAAATCAACGGTTTAGCCGCCACCAAGCTCGGAAGttggaataaattttaattttgttaggAGCTTTGGTGCACCCTGAGAATGCCAGACTGCGGTTTCCACGAGATGGATAGAAAAACAAGGAAAGAAGAAGAGATGGGTGACAGGTGTGGAAGTAAGAGGGTGATAAAGCCCGGTTCTGTTGTAACAGCCTGGACGTGGGATTCATTGACGGGGCACTCCATCAAATGTTACCTCTTACGTGTCATTAAGCCTAAAGGaaaatcaaagaaattaatcaGCTATGAATTTTGGGATGTCTCATGAAAACTTTAACAGAAGATtaattaaatacaaaatataaTTAAGGAAAcacatattttagtttttaaaataaaacttgtGGACGAGGATCAATGGTAGGACCTATTTAATTATCGAAAGTGTGCATTGGCAACAAATATCATCGTTAATCCTTACAAAAATTTCAGCATAAGTACAGAATTTTAAGTCAAAGTCATAATTTCAGCATTACAAGGTAATATTAAACCAATACCATCCAACCTGCAATATGAAAACAAAACAATAAAGTCAGAAaactaaatgaattttttttattattatatattattcaatttccaGTTTAAAAGAATATCATGCATATACTGACCACGTTTTCCTTGAAATAGACATCTGGCTATATAGACAAGCCCATTACTAAAATTTATCAATCTCGAATGGCATATAAGCCATGCAACTCCCATTCCCCAGACCTACAACAAGTAACTAACATAATCTAACCAACCCATTTCCATCAGCATATCAAAACGGAAAAAAGTGTCAGAAAGAAAATTATATAACAAGAGAAATTAAGGGTATATTTATTTGCCAGTAAAATGTTTTCCGAAAAATAATttctagaaaatatttatttttctggaAAATAATTTACTGAAAATATTTTCTGGTGTTTAGATGAAGctgtttaaaatattttctgttattTGGTAAATTTcctaaaatattttccgtaaaagttatttttacatatattaataaatttatatacatattaataaatttttatattttaaattttttacatatattgcaatgatttatttataaataaataaattaaattaaatatataataatactcaattattaagctacaatattaaccttcataaattgaaaacaaccaaagtcaaataaattatttgtaattgtgttaaaaaataaaaacaaggattgaataattataaattagcttccaaaccacaattaatactagaaattaataatattattcaaaTGCATAATTAGTAGTACACCACATAATAACAAAGATTGTCCAAGTGCATAACTAAATATTACACCACAtaaaagtatcaatatcttcaaccttgaga
Above is a genomic segment from Gossypium arboreum isolate Shixiya-1 chromosome 8, ASM2569848v2, whole genome shotgun sequence containing:
- the LOC108469005 gene encoding vesicle-associated protein 2-1-like — protein: MTADGSNPLISVQPNALKFVFELEKPSFCDLKVVNNTEHHVAFKVKTTSPKKYFVRPNTGVVQPWDSSVIRVTLQAPREYPPDMQCKDKFLLQSTVVPPNTDVDDLPSDTFNKESTKEIQECKLKVFYVTPSSRGNSEDEGFKSYSDQAPDSNSAVQQLKDERDAAVRQTLQLQQELDFLKRRRHRRNDTGFSLKFALIVGLIGIMVGLLLNFSFSSSLSSPAAVPTVATTTSPVEPSTTEGIETPL